The following are from one region of the Sandaracinus amylolyticus genome:
- the rsgA gene encoding ribosome small subunit-dependent GTPase A, giving the protein MSDRITGRVLRATAGFFRVRTAEGDIECRMRGRLKKERADTDLAVIGDLVSIEKSGDTGVIVEVEPRGTKFSRLHPTSRGRAIEDVLVANLDQVLLVFSASLPRMNPRLVDRFLVVAEHNDVAAAIVATKMDEPEAHDARERFGLYERIGYPVLYTSAKEGVGVDAVRARLAGRISALTGPSGAGKSSMLNAVQPGLALAVGEIGDMVRKGRHTTRVAELHPLEGESDGFVADTPGIRELASFEIPPRDLARCFVDLRPFLGDCAFGDCVHDREPDCAVRAAVERGEIAAERYDSYLRQLRGEDLRA; this is encoded by the coding sequence ATGAGCGATCGGATCACGGGGCGGGTGCTGCGCGCGACCGCGGGGTTCTTCCGCGTGCGCACCGCCGAGGGCGACATCGAGTGCCGCATGCGCGGTCGCCTCAAGAAGGAGCGCGCCGACACCGATCTCGCGGTGATCGGTGATCTCGTCTCCATCGAGAAGAGCGGCGACACCGGCGTGATCGTCGAGGTCGAGCCGCGCGGCACCAAGTTCTCGCGGCTGCATCCCACGTCGCGCGGGCGCGCCATCGAGGACGTGCTCGTCGCGAACCTCGACCAGGTGCTGCTCGTGTTCTCCGCGAGCCTGCCGCGCATGAACCCGCGCCTCGTCGATCGTTTCCTCGTGGTCGCCGAGCACAACGACGTCGCGGCCGCGATCGTCGCGACGAAGATGGACGAGCCCGAGGCGCACGATGCGCGCGAGCGCTTCGGGCTCTACGAGCGCATCGGCTATCCGGTGCTCTACACCAGCGCGAAGGAAGGCGTCGGCGTCGACGCGGTGCGCGCGCGCCTCGCGGGTCGCATCTCCGCGCTCACCGGGCCCTCGGGCGCGGGCAAGAGCAGCATGCTCAACGCGGTGCAGCCCGGGCTCGCGCTCGCGGTCGGCGAGATCGGCGACATGGTCCGCAAGGGTCGCCACACCACGCGCGTCGCCGAGCTGCATCCGCTCGAGGGCGAGAGCGACGGATTCGTCGCGGACACGCCGGGCATCCGCGAGCTCGCGTCGTTCGAGATCCCGCCGCGCGATCTCGCGCGATGCTTCGTCGATCTGCGCCCGTTCCTCGGCGACTGCGCGTTCGGCGACTGCGTGCACGATCGCGAGCCCGACTGCGCGGTGCGCGCCGCGGTCGAGCGCGGCGAGATCGCGGCCGAGCGATACGACAGCTATCTGCGCCAGCTGCGCGGCGAAGATCTGCGCGCCTGA
- a CDS encoding SRPBCC domain-containing protein: MRSADHSTFVIERVLAASPARAFAAWSDPEKKRRWMSCHDDWKLIEDRLDFRIDGAEIRDVQRPDGVVHAFRARYLDIVPLERIVYAYEMRVGDARISASLVTVELSPSGTKTTMRFTEQVVFFDGHGDLEERRRGTEIGLDHLVAMLDGA; this comes from the coding sequence ATGAGATCGGCGGATCATTCGACGTTCGTGATCGAGCGCGTGCTCGCCGCGTCGCCGGCACGTGCGTTCGCGGCGTGGTCGGACCCCGAGAAGAAGCGACGCTGGATGTCGTGCCACGACGACTGGAAGCTGATCGAGGATCGCCTCGACTTCCGGATCGACGGCGCGGAGATCCGCGACGTGCAGCGGCCCGACGGAGTCGTGCACGCGTTCCGCGCGCGCTATCTCGACATCGTGCCGCTCGAGCGGATCGTCTACGCGTACGAGATGCGGGTGGGCGATGCGCGCATCTCGGCGTCGCTGGTCACGGTGGAGCTCTCGCCCTCGGGCACGAAGACGACGATGCGCTTCACCGAGCAGGTCGTGTTCTTCGACGGACACGGTGATCTCGAAGAGCGCCGCCGCGGCACCGAGATCGGGCTCGATCACCTGGTCGCGATGCTCGACGGTGCGTGA
- a CDS encoding helix-turn-helix domain-containing protein, with product MTAERTSTPFDARTASAEIVRALRGARSQRALSARLGYRVNVLTGWESGKRAPPAHEVLRLARRVGRDLRVALVAFDARLDAVIGAREPAGPELVASILRTLIDERTHTEIARALGETRTTVARWALGRTAPRFGDLLRIVDLTTHRLVDFIACFADPAAIPAVAHEHARIEAQRALLREDPAFAVVLPVLTLRDYRRLARHREGWIAKRVGIDVAQERRALELLEAAGAIRRHRGKWEVLHDRRVDVRHDRATVARLQQHWAQVAADRTARVPGDVTRFHLVSVAESDLETLRRGLAELYERLDATLAGTRDPERVVLVGVMLQVLDRAPT from the coding sequence ATGACCGCCGAGCGCACCTCGACGCCCTTCGATGCACGCACCGCGAGCGCGGAGATCGTGCGCGCCCTTCGAGGCGCACGTTCTCAGCGCGCGCTCTCGGCGCGGCTCGGCTATCGCGTCAACGTGCTGACCGGGTGGGAGTCGGGGAAGCGCGCTCCGCCCGCGCACGAGGTGCTTCGTCTCGCGCGCCGCGTGGGTCGTGATCTGCGCGTGGCGCTCGTCGCGTTCGACGCGCGCCTCGACGCCGTGATCGGTGCGCGCGAGCCCGCAGGGCCCGAGCTCGTCGCGTCGATCCTCCGCACGCTGATCGACGAGCGCACCCACACCGAGATCGCACGCGCGCTCGGCGAGACGCGCACCACCGTCGCGCGCTGGGCCCTCGGCCGCACCGCGCCGCGCTTCGGCGATCTCCTGCGCATCGTCGATCTCACGACCCATCGGCTCGTCGACTTCATCGCGTGCTTCGCCGATCCCGCGGCGATCCCCGCGGTCGCGCACGAGCACGCCCGCATCGAGGCCCAGCGCGCGCTGCTCCGCGAAGATCCCGCGTTCGCGGTGGTGCTCCCGGTGCTCACGCTGCGCGACTACCGAAGGCTCGCGCGCCATCGCGAGGGATGGATCGCGAAGCGCGTCGGCATCGACGTCGCGCAGGAGCGACGCGCGCTCGAGCTGCTCGAGGCGGCGGGCGCGATCCGCCGGCATCGCGGCAAGTGGGAGGTGCTGCACGATCGGCGCGTCGACGTGCGGCACGATCGCGCGACGGTCGCGCGCCTGCAGCAACACTGGGCGCAAGTCGCCGCGGATCGCACCGCGCGGGTGCCCGGTGACGTCACGCGCTTCCACCTCGTGTCGGTCGCGGAGTCCGATCTCGAGACGCTGCGGCGCGGGCTCGCCGAGCTCTACGAGCGGCTCGACGCGACGCTCGCCGGCACCCGCGATCCCGAGCGCGTCGTGCTGGTCGGCGTGATGCTGCAGGTGCTCGACCGCGCGCCGACCTGA
- a CDS encoding DUF4419 domain-containing protein, translating into MSTTFAVSRVERARDPLPTIDARDAIESLLRSRVEAWWTPSWPLARAFENRPDFVDEKWVQNPVAIHPFVAAVHAAFDEHRPLELSPDSVWLCIAQGFAMHVQANADRLRAQLVSHQGRETLAVRRDDFVLGATDNPWPEVFSALSAQVAERTGDLHALVVSDFSTTDATSRAVSEIALLAAAQPYFAYQLISLCGIPEITLTGTPDDWRAIERRAAALARFDLSWWTSALAPVLAQFTRASQGEVDLAFWQSLYKLKDASGGPYVTGWINVLLPYLVGDSRVVIRNPSLESWQQGLSSSFGGGPTTDALPSGVSCVPFLWKYLATEHRMEFVGGFAGVGQDPATGRVRPELGWAVRSAPR; encoded by the coding sequence ATGAGCACGACGTTCGCGGTGAGCCGCGTGGAGCGCGCGCGCGATCCACTGCCGACGATCGACGCGCGCGATGCGATCGAGTCGTTGCTGCGATCGCGCGTCGAGGCGTGGTGGACGCCTTCGTGGCCCCTCGCGCGGGCGTTCGAGAATCGACCCGACTTCGTCGACGAGAAGTGGGTCCAGAATCCCGTCGCGATCCATCCGTTCGTCGCGGCGGTGCACGCGGCGTTCGACGAGCATCGACCGCTCGAGCTCTCGCCGGACTCGGTGTGGCTCTGCATCGCGCAGGGCTTCGCGATGCACGTGCAGGCCAACGCGGATCGACTGCGCGCGCAGCTGGTGTCGCACCAAGGGCGCGAGACGCTCGCGGTGCGGCGCGACGACTTCGTGCTCGGCGCGACGGACAATCCGTGGCCCGAGGTGTTCTCCGCGCTCTCGGCGCAGGTCGCGGAGCGCACCGGGGATCTCCACGCGCTCGTGGTGAGCGACTTCTCGACCACCGACGCGACCTCGCGCGCGGTGAGCGAGATCGCGCTGCTCGCGGCCGCGCAGCCGTACTTCGCGTACCAGCTGATCTCGCTGTGCGGCATCCCCGAGATCACGCTGACCGGGACGCCCGACGACTGGCGCGCGATCGAACGTCGTGCCGCCGCGCTCGCGCGCTTCGATCTCTCGTGGTGGACGAGCGCGCTCGCGCCCGTCCTCGCGCAATTCACCCGCGCATCGCAGGGCGAGGTCGACCTCGCGTTCTGGCAGTCGCTCTACAAGCTGAAGGACGCGTCCGGCGGTCCTTACGTCACCGGCTGGATCAACGTGCTGCTGCCCTACCTCGTGGGAGACAGCCGCGTCGTGATCCGCAATCCGTCGCTCGAGTCGTGGCAGCAGGGATTGTCGTCGTCGTTCGGCGGAGGGCCGACCACCGACGCGCTGCCGTCCGGGGTCTCGTGTGTGCCCTTCCTGTGGAAATACCTCGCCACCGAGCACCGCATGGAATTCGTCGGCGGCTTCGCGGGCGTGGGGCAGGATCCCGCGACCGGTCGCGTGCGCCCCGAGCTCGGCTGGGCAGTGCGATCCGCGCCGCGCTGA
- a CDS encoding Fur family transcriptional regulator encodes MSSNTTISRIERRCIDKGLRMTEQRRTIARVLSESDDHPDVETVYARASAVDKRIGLATVYRTLRLFEEASILERHDFGDGRARYEEAPEEHHDHLIDVQSGRVIEFTSPEIEALQKKVAEQLGFRLIDHRLELYGVPIGSESEVDPRKKS; translated from the coding sequence ATGTCATCGAACACGACGATCTCGCGAATCGAGCGACGCTGCATCGACAAGGGGCTCCGGATGACCGAGCAGCGCCGCACCATCGCGCGTGTGCTCTCGGAGTCGGATGATCATCCGGACGTCGAGACCGTCTACGCGCGTGCGAGCGCGGTCGACAAGCGCATCGGGCTCGCGACGGTGTACCGCACGCTGCGGCTCTTCGAGGAGGCGAGCATCCTCGAGCGCCACGACTTCGGCGACGGTCGCGCGCGCTACGAAGAGGCGCCCGAGGAGCACCACGATCACCTGATCGACGTGCAGAGCGGGCGCGTGATCGAGTTCACGAGCCCGGAGATCGAGGCGCTGCAGAAGAAGGTCGCCGAGCAGCTCGGGTTCCGGCTGATCGATCATCGGCTCGAGCTCTACGGCGTGCCGATCGGCAGCGAGAGCGAAGTCGACCCGCGCAAGAAGAGCTGA
- a CDS encoding glutathione S-transferase family protein, which produces MANQRPILYYHPLAAFCHKVLIALYESGVDFEPRYVDLADPESSAEMITLWPVGKFPVLRDGERVVPETTIIIEHLALHHRAARSLVPSDPDVALDARLWDRFFDLYVSAPMQKIVLDRLRPSDGRDPIGVEDAKAMLRTAYDLLERRMASRTWAAGDTFGIADCAAAPALFYAEIAVPFTGTHPRAAAYLERLLERPSFARVLREAKPYLVHFPLRDQIPARLMAACG; this is translated from the coding sequence ATGGCTAACCAACGTCCGATCCTCTACTACCACCCGCTCGCCGCGTTCTGTCACAAGGTGCTGATCGCGCTCTACGAGAGTGGCGTGGACTTCGAGCCGCGCTACGTCGACCTCGCCGATCCCGAATCGAGCGCCGAGATGATCACGCTCTGGCCGGTGGGAAAGTTCCCGGTGCTTCGTGATGGCGAGCGCGTCGTGCCCGAGACGACGATCATCATCGAGCACCTCGCGCTGCATCACCGCGCTGCGCGATCGCTGGTGCCGAGCGATCCCGACGTCGCGCTCGACGCGCGCCTGTGGGATCGGTTCTTCGATCTCTACGTGAGCGCGCCGATGCAGAAGATCGTGCTCGATCGACTCCGCCCGAGCGACGGACGCGATCCGATCGGGGTCGAGGACGCGAAGGCGATGCTGCGCACCGCGTACGATCTGCTCGAGCGGCGCATGGCCTCGCGCACCTGGGCCGCGGGCGACACGTTCGGCATCGCCGACTGCGCCGCCGCGCCCGCGCTCTTCTACGCGGAGATCGCGGTGCCGTTCACCGGCACGCACCCGCGCGCGGCCGCGTACCTCGAGCGCTTGCTGGAGCGTCCCTCGTTCGCGCGCGTGCTGCGCGAGGCCAAGCCCTATCTCGTGCATTTCCCGCTGCGCGATCAGATCCCGGCGCGCCTGATGGCGGCGTGCGGATGA
- a CDS encoding tetratricopeptide repeat protein yields MAEQELEAITAQWDRGDHDGALAALDALIARHGESVARLHQRGAWLAASGRHEAALAAFRRSIAIAPSYPDHYNAGNALLALGRPDDAIAQYDASLALHARHPEAHTNRGIALFQSRRHDEARAAFGAALAIDRDFVPALRCTAILERHLGRMDASEALFRRITTLRPRDLGAALDLADCLAALPPSNELDITPRGRTWRAIEAARAARELAPDDPRPLRLEARVLARAMHVNVSFSIARVRPDGTLAFELERGPLRTASFFDEQVALCEAAMVRFPEDATFPRLLGDAYDLVDRIEDAKRMWQRASELE; encoded by the coding sequence GTGGCGGAGCAGGAGCTCGAGGCGATCACGGCGCAGTGGGACCGCGGAGATCACGACGGTGCGCTCGCCGCGCTCGACGCGCTGATCGCGAGGCACGGAGAGAGCGTCGCGCGGCTGCACCAGCGCGGCGCGTGGCTCGCCGCGTCGGGCCGGCACGAAGCCGCGCTCGCCGCGTTCCGCCGCTCGATCGCGATCGCGCCCTCGTACCCCGATCACTACAACGCAGGCAACGCGCTGCTCGCGCTCGGTCGACCCGACGACGCGATCGCGCAGTACGACGCGAGCCTCGCGCTCCACGCCCGCCATCCCGAGGCCCACACGAACCGAGGGATCGCGCTCTTCCAGAGCCGCCGCCACGACGAGGCACGCGCCGCGTTCGGCGCCGCGCTCGCGATCGATCGCGACTTCGTCCCGGCGCTGCGCTGCACCGCGATCCTCGAGCGACACCTCGGCCGCATGGACGCGAGCGAGGCGCTCTTCCGGCGCATCACCACGCTGCGCCCGCGCGATCTCGGCGCCGCGCTCGACCTCGCCGACTGCCTCGCCGCGCTGCCGCCGAGCAACGAGCTCGACATCACGCCGCGAGGCCGCACCTGGCGCGCGATCGAGGCCGCACGCGCGGCCCGCGAGCTCGCGCCCGACGATCCGCGCCCGCTCCGGCTCGAGGCGCGCGTGCTCGCGCGCGCGATGCACGTGAACGTGTCGTTCTCCATCGCGCGCGTTCGCCCCGACGGAACGCTGGCCTTCGAGCTCGAGCGCGGGCCGCTGCGCACCGCCTCGTTCTTCGACGAGCAGGTCGCGCTCTGCGAAGCGGCGATGGTGCGCTTCCCCGAGGACGCGACGTTCCCCCGGCTCCTCGGCGACGCCTACGACCTCGTCGATCGCATCGAGGACGCGAAGCGGATGTGGCAGCGCGCGAGCGAGCTCGAGTGA
- a CDS encoding ArsR/SmtB family transcription factor — protein sequence MRQETIALERTFHALGDPTRLGMVERLSRGPASVTELAAPLTMALPSVLKHLKVLEDGGVVRSEKTGRVRTYRLQPDALAAIDRWVAQRRDAWNACFDRLDRMLAEEDEES from the coding sequence ATGAGGCAGGAGACCATCGCGCTCGAGCGCACCTTCCACGCGCTCGGAGATCCCACTCGGCTCGGCATGGTCGAGCGACTGAGCCGCGGCCCGGCCTCGGTCACCGAGCTCGCCGCGCCGCTCACGATGGCGCTGCCCTCGGTGCTCAAGCACCTCAAGGTCCTCGAGGACGGTGGCGTGGTGCGCTCGGAGAAGACCGGGCGCGTGCGTACCTATCGGCTGCAGCCCGATGCGCTCGCGGCGATCGATCGTTGGGTCGCGCAGCGTCGCGATGCCTGGAACGCGTGCTTCGATCGCCTCGATCGGATGCTCGCGGAGGAAGACGAGGAGTCATGA
- a CDS encoding DUF4419 domain-containing protein produces the protein MLSTSRADRLALRASRPMGRLRELVAAVAGVAFTFAVSAVERPGFPIPTIDARDAVESLLRSRVEAWWCPAWPLARVLERRWTHEGDEHVAFHPFVAAVHAAFDQHRPLELSLDAVWLCIAQGFATHVQANARELRAQLVSHEGRETIIVRRDDFVLGSPRNPWPEVFAAMSAQVAARTGELHALVVSDFSTTDPVSRAASEIALLAAMQPYFGYQVHTRCGIPAITLTGTPDDWRAIERCAAALARFDLAWWTDALAPVLAQFTRASQGDVDVAFWQSLYKLMNESGGPRVTGWINVLLPYLVGRDGRPERNDALCAWRDGYGPTTERLPSGICRVPFLWKYLGTEHRMEFIGGLAGVGQDPTTGRVRPELGWAVGRAP, from the coding sequence GTGCTCTCGACTTCACGCGCGGACCGGCTCGCCCTTCGGGCATCGCGGCCAATGGGACGGCTCCGCGAGCTGGTCGCTGCGGTTGCGGGTGTCGCGTTCACGTTTGCGGTGAGCGCGGTGGAGCGCCCGGGCTTTCCAATTCCCACGATCGATGCCCGCGACGCGGTCGAGTCGCTGTTGCGATCACGGGTCGAGGCTTGGTGGTGCCCAGCGTGGCCCCTGGCGCGCGTGTTGGAGCGCCGCTGGACCCACGAGGGCGACGAGCACGTCGCGTTTCATCCGTTCGTCGCCGCGGTGCACGCTGCGTTCGATCAGCATCGGCCGCTCGAGCTCTCACTCGACGCGGTGTGGCTCTGCATCGCGCAGGGTTTCGCGACCCACGTGCAGGCGAACGCGCGCGAGCTTCGCGCGCAGCTGGTCTCGCACGAAGGGCGCGAGACGATCATCGTGCGGCGCGACGACTTCGTGCTCGGCTCGCCGCGGAATCCGTGGCCCGAGGTGTTCGCAGCGATGTCGGCCCAGGTCGCGGCGCGCACCGGCGAGCTCCACGCCCTCGTCGTGAGCGACTTCTCCACGACCGATCCCGTGTCGCGCGCGGCGAGCGAGATCGCGCTGCTCGCCGCGATGCAGCCGTACTTCGGCTACCAGGTGCACACGCGGTGCGGCATCCCCGCCATCACGCTGACCGGGACGCCCGACGATTGGCGCGCCATCGAGCGTTGCGCCGCCGCGCTCGCGCGCTTCGACCTCGCGTGGTGGACCGATGCGCTCGCGCCCGTTCTCGCACAATTCACGCGCGCGTCGCAGGGCGACGTCGACGTCGCGTTCTGGCAGTCGCTCTACAAGCTGATGAACGAGTCGGGCGGCCCGCGCGTCACCGGATGGATCAACGTGCTGCTCCCCTACCTCGTCGGTCGCGACGGCAGACCGGAGCGCAACGATGCGCTCTGCGCGTGGCGTGACGGTTACGGTCCCACGACCGAGCGACTGCCCTCGGGGATCTGCCGCGTCCCCTTCCTCTGGAAGTACCTGGGCACCGAGCACCGGATGGAGTTCATCGGTGGGCTCGCGGGCGTCGGTCAGGACCCCACGACCGGCCGGGTGCGACCGGAGCTCGGGTGGGCGGTCGGTCGCGCGCCGTGA